From Solwaraspora sp. WMMD1047, the proteins below share one genomic window:
- a CDS encoding SseB family protein — translation MSEDSGAAPWTPANEVERRLRAAADNSDLAELLGILAGVPLYLPGFQDGGEPADTGRQRLLTRDRDGVPYLPVFTSPEGLHRTVTADGWRATSLAELARTTPAGWGLAVNPVTPIGVLVAPDDLAALLPDATELAGFTPATELERLLRDALAALDGEVLLDLLVTARVTVPTQAVDVDGVATIPVFTSPQRYADFFAGRGLDLPTVTLDLVEVLRQWPDAGFRLVVNPASPIAISLPGHRVPGLLAHAAALAARQTGPDADPADGADPDPATRSDAAGVPVDPTRDPARPAADPPPVPPPIPQQRAGGVADLLRGGEG, via the coding sequence ATGAGCGAGGATTCCGGGGCGGCGCCCTGGACACCGGCGAACGAGGTGGAGCGTCGGCTGCGTGCCGCCGCCGACAACAGCGACCTGGCCGAGCTGCTGGGCATCCTGGCCGGCGTCCCGCTCTACCTACCCGGCTTCCAGGACGGCGGTGAGCCGGCGGACACCGGACGGCAGCGGCTACTCACCCGCGACCGCGACGGCGTGCCGTACCTGCCGGTGTTCACCTCGCCCGAGGGCCTGCACCGGACCGTCACCGCCGACGGCTGGCGGGCGACCAGCCTCGCGGAGCTGGCCCGGACCACCCCGGCCGGGTGGGGGCTGGCGGTCAACCCGGTGACCCCGATCGGGGTGCTGGTGGCACCGGACGACCTCGCGGCACTGCTGCCGGACGCGACCGAACTGGCCGGCTTCACCCCCGCCACCGAACTGGAGCGGCTGCTGCGCGACGCGCTCGCCGCGCTCGACGGTGAGGTGCTGCTCGACCTGCTGGTGACGGCGCGGGTGACCGTCCCGACCCAGGCGGTGGATGTGGACGGGGTGGCGACCATCCCGGTGTTCACCTCGCCGCAGCGGTACGCCGACTTCTTCGCCGGGCGCGGCCTGGACCTGCCGACGGTCACCCTCGACCTGGTCGAGGTGCTGCGGCAGTGGCCCGACGCCGGCTTCCGGCTCGTCGTGAACCCGGCCTCGCCGATCGCGATATCGCTGCCCGGCCACCGGGTGCCGGGGCTGCTGGCGCACGCCGCCGCACTGGCCGCCCGACAGACCGGACCCGACGCCGACCCGGCGGACGGAGCCGATCCCGATCCGGCGACCCGGTCCGACGCGGCCGGCGTACCCGTGGATCCGACCCGGGACCCGGCGCGGCCGGCGGCGGACCCGCCACCGGTGCCCCCGCCCATCCCGCAACAGCGGGCCGGCGGGGTGGCTGATCTGCTCCGCGGGGGCGAGGGCTGA
- a CDS encoding WXG100 family type VII secretion target: MTDTPGVGQVHATQEQLNAMAQRCQDTGERLATGMAQLLDRITSLSGTGMAGSANNALQMVSGDLNEGLTKILNALDGLSGKISDASTQFGVQDEDAAAEIRAAAEGTGNSAVISALRG; encoded by the coding sequence TTGACGGATACTCCAGGCGTTGGACAGGTACACGCCACCCAGGAGCAGCTCAATGCGATGGCGCAACGGTGCCAGGACACCGGCGAGCGGCTCGCGACGGGGATGGCACAACTGCTCGACCGCATCACGTCGTTGAGCGGTACCGGCATGGCCGGCTCGGCCAACAACGCGCTGCAGATGGTCTCGGGTGACCTCAACGAGGGTCTGACGAAGATCCTGAATGCGTTGGACGGCCTGTCCGGCAAGATCAGCGACGCTTCGACGCAGTTCGGCGTTCAGGACGAGGACGCGGCCGCGGAGATCCGGGCCGCCGCGGAGGGGACCGGCAACAGCGCCGTCATCAGCGCCCTGCGCGGCTGA
- a CDS encoding WXG100 family type VII secretion target encodes MSITYNFGAIGDVATAIGTYQGNLDVELGELYQAFQQMFANDWSGAAGQACDQAQAQWNQGATEIKEALARLGMKLGASAERMQEVDNRISANF; translated from the coding sequence ATGAGCATTACCTACAACTTCGGCGCGATCGGCGACGTCGCGACCGCGATCGGCACCTACCAGGGAAACCTGGACGTCGAGCTGGGCGAGCTCTACCAGGCCTTCCAGCAGATGTTCGCCAACGACTGGTCCGGTGCCGCCGGCCAGGCGTGCGACCAGGCCCAGGCCCAGTGGAACCAGGGCGCCACCGAGATCAAGGAGGCGCTCGCCCGGCTCGGCATGAAGCTCGGCGCCTCCGCCGAGCGGATGCAGGAAGTGGACAACCGGATCTCGGCCAACTTCTGA
- a CDS encoding YciI family protein — protein MIMMAGSQRDYDLLSGKPTDAPSWSPEELAAMHGFMANWNNELVESGEFVDARGLAAPVHTRRIQVRDGVPVVTDGPYPETQEVLAGYTIVECASFDRATEIAAKLAQTPYPAHAAALSQQWYVDVRPVVEGVDELSV, from the coding sequence ATGATCATGATGGCCGGCTCGCAGCGCGACTACGACCTGCTGTCCGGCAAGCCCACCGACGCCCCCAGCTGGTCACCCGAGGAGCTCGCGGCGATGCACGGATTCATGGCCAACTGGAACAACGAGCTGGTCGAGTCCGGCGAGTTCGTCGACGCCCGGGGTCTGGCCGCGCCGGTGCACACCCGCCGGATCCAGGTGCGCGACGGCGTGCCGGTGGTCACCGACGGGCCGTACCCGGAGACCCAGGAGGTGCTCGCCGGCTACACCATCGTCGAGTGCGCCAGCTTCGACCGGGCCACCGAGATCGCCGCGAAGCTGGCCCAGACCCCGTATCCGGCGCACGCCGCCGCGCTGAGCCAGCAGTGGTACGTGGACGTGCGGCCGGTCGTCGAGGGCGTCGACGAGTTGTCGGTCTGA
- a CDS encoding DUF6596 domain-containing protein: MPNSDVEDLLRGLAPQVLGAVVRRYGHFDAAEDATQEALIAAATGWPVDGVPDNPRAWLITVAARRLTDLLRAEQARRRREETVARRVLPDEWLAPPADRPPPDADDTLLLLFMCCHPALQPAAQIALTLRAVGGLTTGEVARAFLVPEATMARRITRAKQRITDSGIGFRAPPAAQWSDRLGAVLHVLYLIFNEGYASTSGPRLQRVELSTEAIRLARLLHRLLPADAEVAGLLALMLLTDARRAARTGPDGALIPMAEQDRSRWDADQIAEGVALISTALPRGPTGPYQIQAAIAALHDEAPTWSDTDWPQILALYEVLLRFADNPVVALNHAVAVAMVRGPAAGLARLDGLGADGRLAAGHRLAAVRGHLLELAGDRAAARECYLTAAGSTTSLPQQRYLYARAARCSDSH, encoded by the coding sequence GTGCCGAACTCCGACGTCGAGGACCTGCTGCGCGGCTTGGCGCCGCAGGTCCTCGGCGCGGTGGTCCGCCGGTACGGCCACTTCGACGCGGCCGAGGACGCCACCCAGGAGGCGCTGATCGCGGCCGCCACCGGGTGGCCGGTCGACGGCGTACCGGACAACCCGCGGGCCTGGTTGATCACGGTCGCCGCCCGCCGGCTGACCGACCTGCTCCGGGCCGAACAGGCCCGGCGCCGACGGGAGGAGACCGTCGCCCGCCGGGTGCTGCCCGACGAGTGGCTCGCGCCGCCGGCCGACCGGCCGCCGCCCGACGCCGACGACACCCTCCTGCTGCTCTTCATGTGCTGCCATCCCGCTCTCCAGCCGGCCGCCCAGATCGCGCTCACCCTGCGCGCGGTGGGCGGCCTGACGACCGGCGAGGTGGCCCGCGCGTTTCTGGTGCCGGAGGCGACGATGGCCCGGCGGATCACCCGGGCCAAGCAACGGATCACCGACAGCGGCATCGGGTTCCGGGCGCCGCCGGCCGCCCAGTGGTCGGACCGGCTCGGCGCCGTGCTGCACGTGCTCTACCTGATCTTCAACGAGGGGTACGCCAGCACGTCCGGGCCGCGACTGCAGCGCGTCGAACTGTCGACCGAGGCCATCCGGCTGGCCCGCCTGCTGCACCGGCTGCTGCCGGCGGACGCGGAGGTGGCCGGGCTGCTCGCGTTGATGCTGCTGACCGACGCCCGCCGCGCCGCGCGCACCGGCCCGGACGGCGCGCTGATCCCGATGGCCGAGCAGGACCGGAGCCGCTGGGACGCCGACCAGATCGCCGAGGGAGTGGCCCTGATCAGCACGGCGTTGCCGCGAGGGCCGACCGGTCCGTACCAGATCCAGGCGGCCATCGCCGCGCTCCACGACGAGGCGCCGACCTGGTCCGACACCGACTGGCCGCAGATCCTGGCGCTCTACGAGGTGCTGCTGCGGTTCGCCGACAACCCGGTGGTGGCCCTGAACCACGCGGTCGCGGTGGCCATGGTCCGCGGGCCGGCGGCCGGGCTCGCCCGGCTCGACGGGCTCGGGGCGGACGGCCGGCTCGCCGCCGGGCACCGACTGGCCGCGGTCCGCGGCCACCTGCTGGAGCTCGCCGGCGACCGGGCGGCGGCGCGCGAGTGCTACCTGACGGCCGCCGGGTCGACGACCAGCCTGCCGCAGCAGCGTTATCTGTACGCCCGCGCGGCACGCTGTTCGGACAGCCATTGA
- a CDS encoding SMI1/KNR4 family protein, translated as MTGTAPAGPPGARYALSVIHPGSPVLRVRYRQGVLITPHGYPDWPLCARAVLELPPPPPGLTRHEVRVVDVLAANLTMARAAAEPDGDPLWPARPAPAAPPPAADPAGPRSLAEPAVSTPAGWCWAHVAMTREIALVPIELHGAFRHGGGLSTVAVAGSGVRSDEPAAAVPLAGAEAVPEELLTLLEQALGRPLPVAYRRFLAATNGAGPAGPAVLPGHGFLADQQLFGIARTDRHQDLSYLVDWLRDRLTVDFLPIGYVQGGLLAVRIAGGDLDSVWYLDDDDPRDRDDLDADHICANLLTRCADSVEDLCARLVEPPRTLRAMAQHQVDQGQLRELRDDQIGAGLPARMKAPWQPPDRVGRDALAALFEAR; from the coding sequence ATGACCGGCACCGCGCCGGCCGGACCGCCCGGAGCCAGGTACGCGCTGAGCGTCATCCACCCCGGCTCGCCGGTGCTGCGGGTCCGCTACCGGCAGGGCGTGCTGATCACCCCGCACGGCTACCCGGACTGGCCGCTCTGCGCCCGAGCGGTCCTGGAGCTGCCCCCACCGCCGCCCGGGCTGACCCGGCACGAGGTACGGGTGGTCGACGTGCTGGCCGCGAACCTGACGATGGCCCGGGCCGCCGCCGAACCCGACGGCGACCCACTCTGGCCCGCCCGCCCAGCACCGGCCGCGCCACCACCCGCGGCCGATCCGGCTGGCCCTCGGTCATTGGCCGAGCCGGCGGTGTCGACGCCGGCCGGCTGGTGCTGGGCGCACGTGGCGATGACCCGCGAGATCGCGCTGGTCCCGATCGAACTGCACGGCGCCTTCCGGCACGGTGGTGGACTCAGCACCGTGGCGGTGGCTGGCTCGGGGGTCCGATCCGACGAGCCGGCGGCGGCGGTGCCACTGGCCGGTGCCGAAGCCGTACCGGAGGAACTGCTCACCCTGCTGGAGCAGGCGCTTGGCCGGCCGCTGCCGGTGGCGTACCGGCGATTTCTGGCCGCCACGAACGGTGCCGGACCCGCGGGCCCGGCCGTGCTGCCCGGTCACGGGTTCCTCGCCGACCAGCAGCTGTTCGGGATCGCCCGCACCGACCGGCACCAGGACCTCTCCTACCTGGTCGACTGGCTACGCGACCGGCTGACCGTCGACTTCCTGCCGATCGGATACGTGCAGGGCGGGCTGCTCGCCGTGCGGATCGCCGGCGGTGACCTCGACTCGGTCTGGTACCTCGACGACGACGACCCGCGCGACCGGGACGACCTCGACGCCGACCACATCTGCGCGAACCTCCTGACCCGGTGCGCGGACAGTGTCGAGGACCTCTGCGCGCGGCTGGTCGAGCCGCCACGGACGCTGCGCGCGATGGCCCAGCACCAGGTCGACCAGGGCCAGCTCCGCGAGCTGCGCGACGACCAGATCGGCGCAGGTCTGCCGGCCCGGATGAAGGCGCCCTGGCAACCACCGGACCGGGTCGGCCGGGACGCCCTCGCGGCACTCTTCGAGGCCCGATGA